In Oryza glaberrima chromosome 8, OglaRS2, whole genome shotgun sequence, the following are encoded in one genomic region:
- the LOC127781336 gene encoding bet1-like SNARE 1-1 isoform X2, whose product MQDFRSHRAALFDGIEEGAIRSSAYSSQIHEHENDQAMDSLHDRVSVLKRLTGDIHDEVENHNRMLDRMGNDMDASRGFLSGTVDKFKMVFETKASRRMATMVASFIAVFFLIYYLTK is encoded by the exons ATGCA GGACTTTCGCAGCCACAGAGCTGCTTTATTTGATGGTATTGAGGAGGGTGCGATCAGAAGTTCAGCTTACTCTTCTCAAATTCATGAGCATGAGAATGACCAAGCTATGGACAGTCTGCATGACAGGGTCAGCGTTCTCAAAAGA TTGACAGGAGATATACATGATGAAGTGGAGAATCATAACCGAATGCTGGACAGAATG GGTAATGATATGGATGCTTCCAGAGGATTTCTATCTGGAACGGTGGACAAGTTTAAGATG GTTTTTGAGACCAAAGCAAGTCGCAGAATGGCTACCATGGTGGCTTCTTTCATTGCTGTCTTCTTCCTTATATACTACCTAACCAAGTAG
- the LOC127782585 gene encoding LOB domain-containing protein CRL1-like, whose protein sequence is MTGLGSPCGACKFLRRKCVKGCVFAPYFCHEQGAAHFAAIHKVFGASNASKILMHLPVSDRCEAAVTMSYEAQARLRDPIYGCVAHIFSLQQQVVSLQAQLESLKAQATQGYGDGCSISSPQNDSCGNMLTSIVQDEQQFVGPTMASNSSVKNENHSYIANGHLAPMSAQSSQGFEAELCMAEYSNTNPCCSVQGNWYHDMEDLQSVAFAYLNQA, encoded by the exons ATGACAGGACTTGGCTCACCATGTGGCGCGTGCAAGTTCCTACGCAGGAAGTGTGTGAAGGGGTGTGTCTTCGCCCCATACTTCTGCCATGAGCAAGGTGCTGCACACTTTGCCGCTATCCATAAGGTATTTGGGGCAAGTAATGCCTCAAAGATCCTTATGCATCTCCCTGTTAGTGACCGCTGCGAGGCTGCAGTGACCATGTCATATGAGGCGCAGGCTAGGCTACGCGATCCAATATATGGTTGTGTCGCGCACATCTTCTCTCTGCAACAGCAG GTAGTCAGTCTGCAAGCACAACTAGAATCTCTCAAAGCTCAGGCAACACAAGGGTATGGAGATGGTTGTTCGATCTCAAGCCCTCAAAACGATAGCTGTGGAAATATGTTAACGTCTATTGTGCAAGATGAGCAACAGTTTGTTGGCCCAACAATGGCAAGTAACTCTTCAGTAAAGAATGAGAATCATTCATACATTGCAAATGGCCACTTGGCCCCTATGTCAGCTCAATCTTCACAAGGCTTTGAAGCAGAGTTGTGCATGGCTGAGTACAGCAACACCAACCCTTGTTGCAGTGTGCAAGGGAATTGGTATCATGACATGGAGGACCTTCAGTCAGTAGCCTTTGCCTATCTGAATCAGGCATGA
- the LOC127781365 gene encoding puromycin-sensitive aminopeptidase encodes MARRLISPCQGSGLLNAGFLGVFSSHHYHRLPLSSSHRSSQLKNCYLPNLRKEVSHWTRPATPSLSLYSARLASKRTTCSVATEPPPSTTEEPEMDLPKEIFLKEYKKPDYLFDSVNLEFQLGEDKTIVTSKIAVSPGTEGTSSPLTLHGHDLKLLSIKVNGKDLKSEDYMVDSRHLTVSRPPGGTFNLEIVTEIYPQLNTSLEGLYKSTGNFCTQCEAEGFRKITYFQDRPDVMATYTCRIEADKTLYPVLLSNGNLIEQGDLQGGKHYALWEDPFKKPSYLFALVAGQLDCREDSFTTCSGRKVTLRIWTPGQDLAKTAHAMYSLKAAMKWDEEVFGLEYDLDLFNIVVVPDFNMGAMENKSLNIFQSRLVLASPETATDGDYAAILGVVGHEYFHNWTGNRVTCRDWFQLTLKEGLTVFRDQEFSSDLGCRTVKRIADVSKLRTYQFPQDAGPMAHPIRPHSYIKMDNFYTVTVYEKGAEVVRMYKTMFGASGFRKGMDLYFQRHDGQAVTCEDFYAAMCDANNTQLPNFLQWYSQAGTPTVKVSSSYDASSQTFSLKFSQEVPPTPGQPVKEPMFIPIAVGLVDSTGKDMPLTSIYSDGMLQSLTSDGQPVFTTVLQFNKKEEEFIFNNIPEKPVPSLLRGYSAPVRLDSDLTESDLFFLLANDSDEFNRWEAGQVLSRKLMLSLVADFQQQKTLALNPKFVDGLRSILRNTSLDKEFIAKAITLPGQGEIMDMMPVADPDAVHAVRTFIKKELALQLKDDLLSTVTNNRSSEAYTFNHDSMARRALKNTCLAYLASLNEPDTTELAFIEYKSATNMTEQFAALAALSQNPGQVRDDTLLDFYNKWQHDYLVVSKWFALQATSDIPGNVANVQKLLGHPAFDMRNPNKVYSLIGGFCGSPVNFHAKDGSGYKFLGEVVLQLDKINPQVASRMVSAFSRWRRYDESRQALAKAQLEMIVSANGLSENVYEIASKSLAA; translated from the exons ATGGCTCGCCGTTTGATTAGCCCCTGCCAAGGCTCTGGTTTGCTTAACGCCGGATTTCTCGGCGTCTTCTCCTCCCACCAT TATCATCGCCTGCCATTGTCATCATCGCATAGGAGTTCCCAACTGAAGAATTGCTACCTTCCTAATTTAAGGAAGGAG GTCTCGCATTGGACAAGACCAGCCACGCCTTCCTTGTCGCTATAT AGTGCAAGGCTTGCCAGCAAGAGGACAACTTGTTCCGTTgcaaccgagccgccgccttccacaACCGAAGAACCAGAGATGGATCTTCCAAAGGAGATATTCCTGAAAGAATACAAAAAGCCTGATTACTTATTTGACTCG GTCAATTTGGAATTTCAACTTGGCGAAGACAAAACAATAGTTACATCTAAAATAGCTGTATCTCCAGGAACTGAAG GTACCTCCTCTCCACTTACTCTTCATGGGCATGATCTGAAGCTGCTATCAATCAAAGTCAATGGCAAGGACCTTAAG AGTGAAGATTATATGGTTGATTCACGCCATTTGACTGTTTCAAGACCACCTGGTGGTACATTCAACTTGGAAATTGTTACAGAAATATATCCTCAGCTAAATACATCATTGGAG GGACTTTACAAGTCAACTGGCAATTTTTGCACCCAGTGTGAAGCAGAAGGGTTCCGGAAGATTACATACTTTCAG GATCGTCCAGATGTTATGGCAACATATACTTGCCGTATCGAAGCTGATAAGACGTTGTATCCAGTATTGTTGTCCAATGGGAATCTTATAGAGCAGGGGGATCTTCAG GGTGGCAAGCATTATGCATTGTGGGAAGACCCCTTCAAGAAACCAAGCTACTTATTTGCTTTAGTTGCTGGTCAGTTGGATTGCAGGGAGGACTCATTTACTACATGTTCTGGCCGAAAAGTAACACTTAGAATTTGGACTCCTGGTCAAGATTTAGCAAAGACAGCACATGCTATGTATTCTCTTAAAGCAGCTATGAAGTGGGATGAGGAG GTTTTTGGCCTTGAATATGATCTTGATTTGTTCAATATTGTTGTTGTTCCGGATTTCAATAT GGGAGCAATGGAGAACAAGAGCTTAAAC ATATTTCAATCTAGACTTGTGCTGGCATCACCAGAGACAGCTACTGATGGGGATTATGCTGCAATTTTAGGTGTCGTTGGACATGAG TATTTCCACAACTGGACTGGTAATAG AGTGACTTGTCGTGATTGGTTCCAGCTCACTCTGAAAGAAGGATTGACTGTATTCCGGGATCAG GAATTCTCATCAGATCTTGGTTGTCGCACAGTAAAACGTATAGCTGATGTTTCTAAACTCAGGACCTATCAATTTCCACAG GATGCTGGCCCTATGGCGCATCCTATTCGTCCGCATTCGTATATCAAG ATGGACAATTTTTATACCG TAACG GTTTATGAAAAG GGTGCTGAAGTTGTTAGAATGTACAAGACCATGTTTGGAGCTTCAGGGTTTCGAAAG GGCATGGATCTTTACTTCCAAAGGCACGACGGGCAAGCTGTGACTTGTGAAGACTTTTATGCTGCAATGTGTGATGCAAATAACACCCAGCTGCCAAACTTTTTACAATG GTACTCTCAGGCAGGTACTCCAACTGTTAAAGTGAGCTCTTCATACGATGCAAGTTCTCAGACATTTTCTCTGAAATTTAG TCAAGAAGTGCCACCTACCCCTGGCCAACCAGTTAAAGAGCCGATGTTCATTCCTATTGCTGTCGGACTTGTTGATTCTACCGGAAAGGATATGCCCCTAACTTCCATTTACAGTGATGGGATGCTCCAATCACTCACTAGTGATGGCCAGCCAGTCTTCACTACTGTTCTTCAATTTAATAAG AAGGAGGAAGAATTCATATTTAACAACATACCTGAGAAACCAGTGCCTTCCTTGTTGAGGGGATACAGTGCTCCTGTTCGTCTTGATTCTGATCTGACTGAGAGTGACTTGTTTTTCCTACTTGCCAATGATTCGGATGAATTTAACAG GTGGGAAGCTGGTCAGGTGCTGTCACGTAAACTGATGCTCAGTCTTGTAGCTGACTTCCAGCAACAGAAAACACTGGCCCTGAACCCTAAATTTGTTGATGGACTTAGATCAATCCTGCGGAACACAAGCTTGgataaa GAATTCATTGCGAAAGCGATAACTTTGCCCGGTCAAGGGGAGATTATGGATATGATGCCAGTTGCAGATCCTGATGCAGTTCATGCTGTCCGTACCTTTATTAAGAAGGAGCTTGCCCTTCAACTCAAAGATGACCTTCTTTCAACA GTGACAAATAACAGAAGTTCTGAAGCTTATACATTTAACCATGATAGCATGGCCCGCCGTGCATTGAAAAACACATGCCTTG CTTATCTTGCATCTCTGAATGAACCGGACACCACTGAACTTGCATTTATTGAATACAAGTCTGCTACTAACATGACGGAGCAGTTTGCTGCACTAGCAGCATTGTCTCAAAATCCAGGCCAAGTTCGTGATGACACCCTTCTGGACTTCTATAACAAATGGCAGCATGACTATTTG GTTGTAAGCAAGTGGTTTGCTCTTCAAGCTACATCAGACATCCCTGGAAATGTTGCTAACGTTCAAAAGTTACTTGGTCACCCTGCTTTTGACATGAGGAATCCGAACAAG GTGTATTCGCTAATTGGAGGATTTTGTGGGTCCCCTGTGAATTTCCATGCAAAAGATGGCTCTGGTTACAAGTTCTTGGGTGAAGTTGTTTTACAGCTAGACAAGATAAATCCTCAG GTGGCCTCCCGCATGGTGTCAGCTTTCTCTCGGTGGAGGCGATATGATGAGAGCAGACAAGCTCTTGCTAAG GCTCAGCTGGAGATGATCGTGTCAGCCAATGGGCTATCAGAGAATGTGTACGAGATAGCTTCAAAGAGCCTGGCAGCTTGA
- the LOC127781270 gene encoding protein DETOXIFICATION 34-like — protein MGSVSPPAPEEDAAAVESAGAAARMFWHETKRLWAIGTPIAIGTITNYAISSVTTMFIGHLGNLPLAAASVGLSVFATFALGFLLGMGSALETLCGQAFGAGQVSMLGVYLQRSWIILLGATVLMVPVYVLAEPLLLLVGQDPEVARAAGRFTLYILPGAFAFAVNFPSGKFLQAQSKVGVLAWIGVAGLAFHVGITYLAVSVLGWGLPGAAAAYDVSQWASSLAQVAYIMGWCREGWRGWSMAAFHDLAAFLRLSIESAVMLCLEIWYLGLITVLTGDLDDAQMAVDSLGICMNINGYEGMIFIGLNAAISVRVSNELGSGRPRAAMHAVVVVVAESLLIGLLCMALVLAFSDKLALVYTSDAHLLRAVSRIAGLLGVTMVLNSVQPVLSGVAVGGGWQGLVAYINLACYYLFGLPVGYLLGYYFNLGVGGVWGGMLCGVALQTLILLFVVWRTDWKAEAAQASARVHKWGGTDETKPLLQGDHSDRD, from the exons ATGGGCTCCGTGTCACCACCAGCgccggaggaggacgcggccgccgtggagtcggccggggcggcggcgcgcatgtTCTGGCATGAGACAAAGCGGCTGTGGGCCATCGGCACCCCCATCGCCATCGGCACCATCACCAACTACGCCATCAGCTCCGTGACCACCATGTTCATCGGCCACCTCGGAaacctccccctcgccgccgcctccgtgggCCTCTCCGTGTTCGCCACCTTCGCCCTCGGCTTCCTCCTGGGCATGGGCAGCGCCCTGGAGACGCTGTGCGGGCAGGCGTTCGGAGCCGGGCAGGTGTCCATGCTGGGCGTCTACCTCCAGCGATCCTGGATCATCCTCCTCGGCGCCACGGTCCTGATGGTCCCCGTGTACGTGCTGGCCGAGCCGCTGCTCCTGCTGGTGGGGCAGGACCCGGaggtggcgcgcgcggcggggcggtTCACGCTCTACATCCTCCCGggcgccttcgccttcgccgtGAACTTCCCGTCGGGCAAGTTCCTCCAGGCGCAGAGCAAGGTGGGGGTGCTGGCATGGATCGGCGTGGCGGGGCTGGCGTTCCACGTGGGCATCACCTACCTCGCGGTGTCGGTGCTGGGGTGGGGGCtcccgggcgcggcggcggcgtacgacgTGTCGCAGTGGGCGTCGTCGCTGGCGCAGGTGGCCTACATAATGGGGTGGTGCAGGGAGGGGTGGCGCGGGTGGTCCATGGCGGCGTTCCACGACCtggccgccttcctccgcctgTCCATCGAGTCGGCGGTGATGCTGTGCCTCGAGATATGGTACCTGGGCCTCATCACCGTCCTCACGGGGGACCTGGACGACGCCCAGATGGCGGTCGACTCGCTGGGGATCTGCATGAACATCAACGGCTACGAGGGCATGATCTTCATCGGCCTCAACGCGGCCATCAGCGTCCGGGTGTCCAACGAGCTGGGCTCCGGGAGGCCCAGGGCGGCCATgcacgccgtggtggtggtggtggcggagtcGCTGCTCATCGGCCTCCTCTGCATGGCGCTCGTGCTCGCCTTCAGCGACAAGCTGGCGCTCGTCTACACCAGCGACGCCCACCTGCTCCGCGCCGTCTCCAGGATCGCTGGCCTGCTCGGGGTCACCATGGTGCTCAACAGCGTGCAGCCGGTGCTGTCCGGTgtggccgtcggcggcggatggcAGGGCCTCGTCGCCTACATCAACCTCGCCTGCTACTACCTCTTTGGCCTCCCCGTCGGCTACCTTCTCGGTTACTACTTCAACCTCGGAGTCGGG GGGGTTTGGGGTGGCATGCTCTGTGGAGTTGCACTTCAAACACTCATTCTACTCTTTGTAGTCTGGAGAACAGACTGGAAGGCAGAG GCTGCGCAAGCTTCAGCTCGTGTGCACAAGTGGGGAGGCACAGATGAAACCAAACCTCTCTTACAAGGAGATCATTCAGACAGAGATTAG
- the LOC127781336 gene encoding bet1-like SNARE 1-1 isoform X1 — protein MNSRRDFRSHRAALFDGIEEGAIRSSAYSSQIHEHENDQAMDSLHDRVSVLKRLTGDIHDEVENHNRMLDRMGNDMDASRGFLSGTVDKFKMVFETKASRRMATMVASFIAVFFLIYYLTK, from the exons ATGAACTCTAGGAG GGACTTTCGCAGCCACAGAGCTGCTTTATTTGATGGTATTGAGGAGGGTGCGATCAGAAGTTCAGCTTACTCTTCTCAAATTCATGAGCATGAGAATGACCAAGCTATGGACAGTCTGCATGACAGGGTCAGCGTTCTCAAAAGA TTGACAGGAGATATACATGATGAAGTGGAGAATCATAACCGAATGCTGGACAGAATG GGTAATGATATGGATGCTTCCAGAGGATTTCTATCTGGAACGGTGGACAAGTTTAAGATG GTTTTTGAGACCAAAGCAAGTCGCAGAATGGCTACCATGGTGGCTTCTTTCATTGCTGTCTTCTTCCTTATATACTACCTAACCAAGTAG
- the LOC127781364 gene encoding uncharacterized protein LOC127781364: protein MGSRYEVEVTVSSARDLKNVNWRNGDLKPYAVLWVDDGAKCSTRVDLDNADNPNWDDKLTLPLPPSSRLDDALLYLDVVHANAAEGVKPLVGSARLPLRDVLDDAGVGARVSRSLRLKRPSGRPQGRLDLRLAVRESARYYDPSPYPAPYGQPAGTRDPYGAPPPAYSSGSGGQYPYGGGYGSGGYAAPPAGYPSAYGAPPQPAYGGAPPVAAYGAAGGAPVVVEETKKKSKMGMGTGLAVGAAAGVLGGLALAGGASYLEDKFEEGVAEKVEDDLDRDDDYAAGGYDDDY from the coding sequence ATGGGGTCGCGGTACGAGGTGGAGGTGACGGTGTCGTCGGCGCGGGACCTCAAGAACGTCAACTGGCGCAACGGCGACCTCAAGCCCTACGCCGTGCTCTgggtcgacgacggcgccaAGTGCTCCACCCGCGTCGACCTCGACAACGCCGACAACCCCAACTGGGACGACAAGctcaccctccctctccccccctcctcccgcctcgACGACGCCCTCCTCTACCTCGACGTCGTCCACGCCAACGCCGCCGAGGGCGTCAAGCCGCTCGTCGGCTCCGCCCGCCTCCCGCTCCGCGACGtcctcgacgacgccggcgtAGGCGCCCGCGTCTCCCGCTCCCTCCGCCTCAAGCGCCCCTCCGGCCGCCCCCAGGGACGCCTcgacctccgcctcgccgtccgcGAGTCCGCGCGCTACTACGACCCCTCGCCCTACCCGGCTCCCTACGGCCAACCCGCCGGAACACGCGACCCCTATGGCGCCCCGCCTCCGGCCTACAGCTCCGGCTCAGGCGGGCAGTACCCGTACGGTGGTGGCTACGGCTCAGGCGGGtacgcggcgccgccggcagggTACCCGAGCGCCTACGGGGCGCCGCCACAGCCAGCGTACGGCGGCGCGCCTCCTGTGGCGGCGTACGGTGCAGCAGGTGGGGCGCCGGTGGTTGTGGaggagacgaagaagaagagcaagatGGGGATGGGGACAGGGCTggcggtgggcgcggcggcgggcgtgctGGGAGGGCTGGCgctggccggcggcgcgagCTACCTGGAGGACAAGTTCGAGGAGGGCGTGGCGGAGAAGGTGGAGGACGATCTCGACAGAGACGACGACTacgccgccggcggctacgACGACGACTATTAA
- the LOC127782689 gene encoding AT-hook motif nuclear-localized protein 20-like, producing MASKEPSGDHDHELNGTSAGGGEPKDGAVVTGRNRRPRGRPPGSKNKPKPPIFVTRDSPNALRSHVMEVAGGADVAEAIAHFARRRQRGVCVLSGAGTVTDVALRQPAAPSAVVALRGRFEILSLTGTFLPGPAPPGSTGLTVYLAGGQGQVVGGSVVGTLTAAGPVMVIASTFANATYERLPLDQEEEEAAAGGMMAPPPLMAGAADPLLFGGGMHDAGLAAWHHARPPPPPPY from the coding sequence ATGGCGTCCAAGGAGCCAAGCGGCGACCACGACCACGAGCTGAACGGGACCAGCGCCGGGGGCGGCGAGCCCAAGGACGGCGCGGTGGTGACCGGCCGCAACCGGCGCCCCCGCGGACGGCCGCCGGGCTCCAAGAACAAGCCCAAGCCGCCCATCTTCGTGACGCGGGACAGCCCGAACGCGCTGCGCAGCCACGTcatggaggtggccggcggcgccgatgtCGCCGAGGCCATCGCGCActtcgcgcggcggcggcagcgcggcgtcTGCGTGCTCAGCGGGGCCGGCACCGTGACCGACGTGGCCCTGCGCCAGCCGGCCGCGCCGAGCGCCGTGGTGGCGCTCCGTGGGCGGTTCGAGATCCTGTCCCTGACGGGGACGTTCCTGCcggggccggcgccgccgggctCCACCGGGCTGACCGTGTACCTCGCCGGCGGGCAGGGGCAGGTGGTGGGCGGCAGCGTGGTGGGGACGCTCACCGCGGCGGGGCCGGTCATGGTGATCGCCTCCACCTTCGCCAACGCCACCTACGAGAGGCTGCCGCTggatcaggaggaggaggaagcagcggcaggcggcatgatggcgccgccgccactcatggccggcgccgccgatccACTACTTTTCGGCGGGGGAATGCACGACGCCGGGCTTGCTGCATGGCACCAtgcccgccctccgccgccgccgccctactAG